Proteins encoded in a region of the Microvirgula aerodenitrificans DSM 15089 genome:
- a CDS encoding acyl-CoA dehydrogenase C-terminal domain-containing protein translates to MPAYKAPLRDFDFVLNELIEVQNIIPTLPGYEEATADVFASYLEAGAKFCENELSPINRAADEEGCLFDAATHSVKTPAGFKEAYQQFCELGFTGLDCDPEYGGQGMPKVLGFPIMEMQCSANVAWSMYPGLSHGAYSAIHAHGTDEQKATYLPHIVAGDWTGTMCLTEPHCGTDLGLLKTRAEPNDDGSVSITGTKIFISAGEHDMSDNIIHLVLARLPDSPKDVKGISLFIVPKFLINADGSLGERNTVFCGSLEHKMGIKANATAVINLDGARGYLIGEKNKGLACMFTMMNAARLGCGMQGLGLGEAAFQGALAYARERLQMRSLNGPVAPEKPADPIIVHPDVRRMLLTQKAYTEAGRALTAFLALQLDIEEKSTDDAARQDAADLVALLTPVAKAFMTDNGYTATNMGMQVLGGHGFIREWGMEQLVRDCRISQIYEGTNGIQAIDLLGRKVLMDQGQKLRKFTKMVHKFCEANAGDAQLKEFVEPLSALNKQIAEITMNIGMAAMMNKDEAGAAATDYLRLIGHLTYGYFWAWMARVAAGKAEGSAEAAFYNAKISTARFYFSKLFPETQSLIVTLKAGAKPLMALDAEDFAF, encoded by the coding sequence ATGCCTGCCTACAAAGCGCCGCTGCGAGATTTCGACTTCGTGCTGAACGAGCTGATCGAGGTGCAGAACATCATCCCGACCCTGCCGGGCTATGAAGAAGCCACCGCCGACGTGTTTGCCTCGTATCTGGAAGCGGGAGCCAAGTTCTGCGAAAACGAGCTGTCGCCGATCAACCGCGCCGCCGACGAGGAAGGCTGCCTGTTCGACGCCGCCACCCACAGCGTGAAGACGCCGGCCGGCTTCAAGGAAGCCTACCAGCAGTTCTGCGAACTGGGCTTCACCGGTCTGGATTGCGATCCGGAATACGGCGGTCAGGGCATGCCGAAGGTGCTGGGCTTTCCGATCATGGAAATGCAGTGCTCGGCCAACGTCGCCTGGTCGATGTACCCGGGCCTGTCGCATGGCGCGTACTCGGCCATCCACGCCCACGGCACCGACGAACAGAAGGCCACCTATCTGCCGCATATCGTTGCCGGCGACTGGACCGGCACCATGTGTCTGACCGAGCCGCATTGCGGCACCGACCTCGGCCTGCTGAAGACCCGTGCCGAGCCGAACGATGACGGCAGCGTCAGCATCACCGGCACCAAGATCTTTATCTCGGCCGGCGAACATGACATGAGCGACAACATCATTCACTTGGTGCTGGCCCGCCTGCCGGATTCGCCGAAGGACGTGAAGGGCATCTCGCTGTTCATCGTGCCGAAGTTCCTGATCAACGCAGACGGTTCGCTTGGCGAACGCAATACCGTGTTCTGCGGCTCGCTCGAACACAAGATGGGCATCAAGGCCAATGCCACGGCCGTCATCAATCTGGATGGCGCGCGCGGCTACCTGATCGGCGAGAAGAACAAGGGCCTAGCCTGCATGTTCACCATGATGAACGCAGCCCGCCTCGGCTGCGGCATGCAGGGCCTGGGCCTCGGCGAGGCCGCATTCCAGGGCGCGCTGGCCTATGCCAGGGAACGCCTGCAGATGCGTTCGCTGAACGGCCCGGTCGCTCCGGAAAAGCCGGCCGACCCGATCATCGTCCACCCGGACGTCCGCCGCATGCTGCTGACGCAGAAGGCGTACACCGAGGCCGGCCGTGCACTGACCGCCTTCCTGGCGCTGCAACTGGACATCGAGGAAAAGTCGACCGACGACGCCGCCCGCCAGGACGCCGCCGACCTGGTCGCGCTGCTGACCCCGGTCGCCAAGGCGTTCATGACCGACAACGGCTACACCGCCACCAATATGGGCATGCAGGTGCTCGGCGGCCACGGTTTCATCCGCGAATGGGGCATGGAACAGCTGGTGCGCGACTGCCGCATCTCGCAGATCTATGAAGGCACCAACGGCATCCAGGCCATCGACCTGCTCGGCCGCAAGGTGCTGATGGATCAGGGCCAGAAGCTGCGCAAGTTCACCAAGATGGTGCACAAGTTCTGCGAAGCCAACGCCGGCGATGCGCAGCTGAAGGAATTCGTCGAACCGCTGTCGGCGCTGAACAAGCAGATCGCCGAGATCACCATGAACATCGGCATGGCCGCGATGATGAACAAGGACGAGGCCGGCGCCGCCGCCACCGACTACCTGCGCCTGATCGGTCACCTGACCTACGGCTACTTCTGGGCCTGGATGGCCAGGGTTGCCGCCGGCAAGGCGGAAGGCTCGGCCGAAGCCGCGTTCTACAACGCCAAGATCAGCACCGCGCGCTTCTACTTCAGCAAGCTGTTCCCGGAAACCCAGTCGCTGATCGTCACGCTGAAGGCTGGCGCCAAGCCGCTGATGGCCCTCGACGCGGAAGACTTCGCCTTCTGA